One genomic region from Evansella sp. LMS18 encodes:
- a CDS encoding sodium:solute symporter — protein MFTETQGTIIGVLVVVYFLLLFGVAVYINKKSIKTYDDYNVAGRTVSIFPLILTFVGTAIGGSILLGYMENGYNAGMSQQWINVGILSTGVIMAGFLAKKIRAIGAKHNMVTIGDFTALRYGEAARIPTVICVLLAYCAITGMQFVAIATILNLTMGIGMTAGILISWLMLTAKTYIGGLKAVIWQDAVHGTIQTVGVFILFFVILYASGGFNQISANVNAAGAGDMLVPHFSGGEMLVFFFTLGAYQLVRQDLWQRFWAAKNENIAIKGYWASIIVGFLVGVVVVATGVYARYGLGLENINPTFVYYEAANAVFGFPMLVIMIVALMATVISCADSFFMAGSSSIINDIVKPRMKNASDKQMLQYSRFSVIVVSIIAVLLALYMPQLVTLWVTGTAMLVAGLLAPVVLGLYWKRITRAAGIAAMWFGLVIAVVWQIAGHPFGIHPVFIGLPVSIATIVLFTLLAKEEEETAVLSKAKAN, from the coding sequence ATGTTTACAGAAACTCAAGGTACGATTATAGGGGTATTGGTAGTCGTGTATTTTCTGCTCCTGTTCGGTGTTGCAGTTTATATTAATAAAAAGTCCATCAAAACCTATGATGACTATAACGTTGCTGGAAGAACCGTCTCTATTTTCCCGCTTATTCTTACATTTGTCGGCACAGCAATCGGCGGATCCATACTTCTCGGGTATATGGAAAACGGTTATAACGCCGGGATGAGCCAGCAATGGATCAATGTAGGTATATTATCTACAGGGGTTATTATGGCAGGCTTTCTAGCCAAAAAAATCCGGGCGATTGGCGCGAAGCATAATATGGTTACAATTGGGGATTTTACGGCGCTCAGGTACGGGGAAGCTGCCCGTATTCCAACAGTTATTTGTGTATTGCTCGCTTACTGTGCCATTACAGGTATGCAGTTTGTGGCTATTGCAACAATCCTTAATTTAACAATGGGAATTGGCATGACGGCGGGAATATTAATAAGCTGGCTTATGCTCACTGCTAAGACATATATCGGTGGACTAAAAGCGGTTATCTGGCAGGATGCCGTACATGGAACAATTCAGACAGTGGGTGTTTTTATATTATTCTTTGTTATTCTCTACGCTTCAGGTGGGTTTAACCAGATAAGTGCAAACGTAAATGCAGCTGGAGCAGGGGATATGCTGGTGCCTCATTTTTCAGGAGGGGAGATGCTTGTCTTCTTCTTTACTCTCGGAGCCTATCAGCTTGTAAGGCAGGATCTGTGGCAGCGTTTCTGGGCCGCGAAAAATGAAAACATAGCTATCAAAGGATACTGGGCTTCCATTATAGTAGGTTTTCTCGTTGGTGTAGTTGTTGTCGCAACAGGTGTTTATGCCCGATATGGTTTAGGGCTTGAAAATATTAACCCAACATTTGTTTACTATGAAGCAGCTAACGCCGTTTTCGGATTTCCGATGCTAGTTATTATGATTGTAGCGTTAATGGCCACAGTTATTTCCTGTGCGGATTCCTTTTTCATGGCGGGATCGTCATCGATTATTAACGATATTGTGAAGCCAAGAATGAAGAATGCTTCAGATAAGCAAATGCTTCAATACAGCAGATTTTCCGTAATAGTTGTTTCTATAATTGCTGTACTCCTCGCACTGTATATGCCTCAGCTCGTTACTCTCTGGGTAACTGGCACAGCAATGCTCGTAGCCGGCTTGCTGGCCCCTGTAGTACTGGGCTTGTACTGGAAAAGAATAACAAGAGCAGCAGGTATTGCAGCTATGTGGTTTGGATTGGTTATAGCTGTTGTATGGCAAATTGCAGGCCATCCTTTCGGTATCCACCCAGTCTTTATCGGTTTGCCAGTTTCTATAGCAACAATCGTTCTCTTTACTCTATTAGCAAAGGAAGAGGAGGAAACAGCAGTTTTATCTAAAGCTAAAGCTAATTAA
- a CDS encoding zinc ribbon domain-containing protein: MKFCSNCGNKIGQKDKFCGKCGTNLADFSQRPGEEEEKQVGGIRENDELETEETSEAGSGPAAGSSTGGTGIAGDSPVRKVASEERSNVHNKKYKPKKKGFIAIIMAAVLLLTVGGVSYGVFFNKSPKQVYLSAELNSLQDMQDSFEELFGDDMELSRMMSEKAYRSEMTITGGVDGHNIPEITQLNHYLSDSAIEVSMSQDPESAKGMASLALLLNGTNVFEAEAFQSDDQTGISVPFLYDEYFFINNNDFGSFMRGVDPWYYGPDRIENYTEYMTSSTEYEDELKKHGLEYVTFITSFLEDEHFTMESGQEYKGESFRKVTLSLSERDVKNLLEGLIRKLEQDEELQNLLLEMAESSGSFDEAYFSREDMLQEMRYGFSEMREGLEYMNMPGGFTSELLVDRGENIISRNVHFQVADPYYPADTMNFSYETSVWQNSDIEEITRELTVAPADPHMGQFTAYWNSETGNDQIVTNVGGKLIDYGDVAFDVRLSMDTALSGDTKETDFDLRMSGYEVGGDIPKINGTVIQTTDQNLGRNYSNRDFELVLNVGVDDYWAGYQEVNLNLAVESKTEFTSSLGFPDLSGDTAVNVFEMSEYELMMIMEEIAYNLENIMYQAGWY; encoded by the coding sequence ATGAAATTTTGTAGTAATTGCGGGAATAAGATAGGCCAGAAGGATAAGTTCTGCGGCAAATGCGGGACAAATCTGGCTGATTTTTCACAGCGGCCGGGAGAAGAAGAGGAAAAGCAAGTTGGCGGGATACGGGAAAATGATGAGCTGGAAACCGAAGAGACATCTGAAGCGGGAAGTGGTCCAGCAGCCGGGTCATCCACAGGGGGAACCGGTATAGCTGGTGATTCGCCAGTAAGGAAAGTGGCATCAGAAGAGCGTTCCAATGTACATAACAAGAAATACAAACCAAAGAAAAAAGGCTTCATCGCAATAATTATGGCCGCAGTGCTGCTGCTCACAGTGGGCGGTGTTTCTTACGGCGTTTTCTTTAATAAATCACCAAAACAAGTGTATTTATCTGCCGAGTTAAATAGTTTACAAGATATGCAGGACAGCTTTGAAGAGCTTTTCGGCGATGACATGGAACTCAGCAGAATGATGAGCGAGAAGGCATACAGAAGCGAAATGACGATTACAGGGGGCGTTGATGGCCACAACATACCGGAAATTACCCAGCTGAACCACTATTTAAGTGACAGTGCGATCGAGGTTTCGATGAGCCAGGACCCTGAAAGCGCAAAAGGCATGGCTTCCCTGGCATTGCTTTTGAACGGAACGAATGTGTTTGAAGCAGAGGCATTCCAGTCCGATGACCAGACAGGAATTAGTGTGCCGTTTTTATACGATGAGTACTTTTTTATCAATAATAATGATTTCGGCTCGTTTATGAGAGGGGTGGACCCTTGGTATTACGGTCCTGACCGAATCGAGAACTACACCGAATACATGACAAGCTCCACAGAGTACGAGGATGAGCTGAAAAAACATGGTCTGGAGTATGTGACGTTTATTACTTCCTTTTTAGAGGATGAGCATTTCACCATGGAAAGCGGGCAGGAGTATAAAGGAGAGTCATTCAGAAAAGTAACGTTATCACTCTCGGAACGGGATGTGAAGAACTTGCTTGAAGGCTTAATTCGTAAGCTTGAGCAGGACGAGGAACTGCAAAACCTTCTGCTTGAAATGGCTGAGTCTTCCGGATCTTTTGACGAAGCTTATTTTTCCAGGGAAGATATGCTTCAGGAGATGAGGTATGGCTTCAGTGAAATGAGAGAAGGTCTGGAGTATATGAATATGCCTGGCGGTTTCACAAGTGAGCTTCTTGTAGACCGAGGTGAAAATATTATCAGCAGGAATGTTCATTTCCAGGTGGCTGATCCGTATTATCCAGCTGACACGATGAATTTTTCCTATGAAACTTCTGTCTGGCAGAACAGTGATATAGAGGAGATTACCAGAGAGTTAACAGTTGCTCCTGCAGATCCGCATATGGGTCAGTTTACTGCTTACTGGAACTCGGAAACAGGAAACGATCAGATTGTGACTAATGTGGGAGGCAAATTAATAGATTACGGGGATGTTGCTTTTGACGTCCGGTTATCTATGGATACCGCATTGTCCGGCGACACAAAGGAAACGGACTTTGATTTGAGGATGAGCGGCTATGAAGTGGGCGGTGACATTCCAAAAATCAACGGAACGGTTATTCAGACGACAGACCAGAACCTCGGCAGAAACTATTCAAACAGGGACTTTGAACTGGTGCTGAACGTTGGCGTGGATGACTACTGGGCCGGTTATCAGGAGGTCAACCTGAATCTTGCCGTTGAAAGCAAAACAGAGTTTACCAGTTCTCTTGGCTTTCCTGATTTGAGCGGAGACACTGCTGTCAACGTCTTCGAAATGAGCGAGTACGAGCTGATGATGATAATGGAAGAAATCGCGTACAACCTGGAGAATATCATGTATCAGGCGGGCTGGTATTAA
- a CDS encoding aminotransferase class I/II-fold pyridoxal phosphate-dependent enzyme, with product MKHLINPRISNIEVSGIRMIVNRTLHMEDVINLTFGQPDFPTPEYIKEAGISAIKNNHTSYTENDGILELRSATAEYMQKHYSLNYNPHDEILMTTGASEGLDIAFRTILTEGCEVILPGPVYVGYEPFIKLAGAVPVFADITKSDFRMTADVIEKYLTEKTRCVVLSSPGNPTGAVLTNREICEISELLRDKDIFVISDEVYSALVYEGEHYSIAAAPGMKNKTIVVNALSKSHAMTGWRIGFNLAPAYLTEEMYKLHAFQAVCASSMSQQAALSALRESSQREVAGMRESYKRRKDFVYNRLKAMNLEVIEPQGAFYVFPSIKYTGLTSMDFAMDLLERERVAVIPGVAFSELGEGYFRISFAQSMAELEEGMDRVERYLTSLKTSVVS from the coding sequence ATGAAACATTTAATTAATCCGAGAATATCAAACATCGAGGTCTCTGGTATCCGAATGATTGTTAACAGGACATTACATATGGAGGATGTAATCAACCTGACGTTTGGGCAGCCTGATTTTCCCACACCGGAATATATTAAAGAGGCCGGTATCTCAGCAATAAAAAATAACCATACATCATATACGGAAAACGATGGGATACTGGAGCTGCGCAGTGCGACAGCGGAATATATGCAGAAACACTATAGCCTTAACTATAACCCTCACGATGAAATCCTGATGACAACAGGTGCAAGCGAAGGCCTGGATATCGCTTTCCGGACAATTCTTACAGAGGGATGCGAAGTAATTCTTCCAGGTCCCGTTTACGTAGGCTATGAACCTTTTATTAAGCTTGCAGGTGCTGTGCCTGTTTTCGCAGATATTACAAAGTCTGATTTCAGGATGACAGCAGATGTAATTGAAAAATACCTCACTGAAAAAACACGCTGTGTAGTATTATCTTCCCCAGGCAATCCGACAGGAGCGGTTCTAACAAATAGAGAAATTTGTGAAATCAGTGAACTTCTCAGGGATAAAGATATTTTCGTGATTTCTGATGAAGTGTACAGTGCACTGGTATATGAAGGGGAGCACTATTCTATCGCTGCAGCTCCGGGAATGAAAAATAAAACAATCGTTGTTAATGCTTTATCAAAATCCCATGCTATGACTGGATGGAGAATCGGGTTTAACCTCGCACCTGCCTATTTAACGGAGGAGATGTACAAGCTTCACGCCTTCCAGGCAGTATGTGCCAGTTCTATGAGCCAGCAGGCTGCGCTGAGCGCTCTGAGAGAAAGCAGCCAGAGAGAAGTTGCAGGAATGAGAGAATCGTATAAAAGGAGAAAAGATTTTGTGTACAACCGCCTGAAGGCCATGAACCTTGAAGTAATTGAGCCCCAGGGAGCCTTCTATGTTTTTCCATCAATCAAATACACAGGGTTGACATCAATGGACTTTGCCATGGATCTTCTTGAACGGGAACGGGTTGCAGTCATTCCAGGCGTTGCCTTCTCAGAACTGGGGGAAGGATATTTCCGGATATCGTTTGCCCAGTCGATGGCAGAACTGGAGGAAGGCATGGACAGGGTTGAACGCTATCTGACTTCTTTAAAAACTTCGGTAGTTTCCTAG
- a CDS encoding BCCT family transporter produces the protein MKKVTAVFWISVIISIIFILWGVISPAHLGSVMNTALGFFLENFGWFYQISATFFLVFALFLIFSRYGKIKLGKDEDKPEFSRPTWFAMLFSAGMGIGLLFFGVSEPISHYANPPFIEGSTEEAAILSLRYTYLHWGFHAWAIYATIALGLAYFKFRKGYPGLMSATLRPVIGKKAEGRTGKIIDIVAVFATLFGVCASLGLGAAQINGGLSYLTGIPNNFTIQLIIISIVTVLFMISAGTGIKRGIKYLSNTNLVLAVVLFLAVIILGPTIFLLDLFTTTFGSYVQNLPAMGLRLSPFDRENAAWLQGWTIFYWAWWIAWAPFVGTFIARVSKGRTIREFVIAVLVAPTIVCTLWFCVFGGTGIFYEYNLGVDVSGQTLETALFFVFQQLPLSGILSVITILLITTFFITSADSATFVLGMQTTNGSTEPPNMVKYSWGIILAAAAVVLMASGGLEGLQTAIIVSAFPLTFVLFLMCFSMIKAFRTEVKPNPGKAKEKRKKKVEDPEGEVSPT, from the coding sequence ATGAAGAAAGTGACTGCCGTATTCTGGATATCTGTCATTATATCCATTATTTTTATCCTGTGGGGTGTCATCTCCCCTGCACACCTGGGGAGCGTGATGAACACAGCTCTAGGTTTTTTCCTGGAAAACTTCGGCTGGTTTTACCAGATTTCCGCCACCTTCTTCCTCGTCTTTGCACTCTTCCTGATTTTCAGCAGATATGGGAAGATCAAGCTCGGCAAGGATGAAGACAAGCCTGAATTCAGCCGGCCTACCTGGTTTGCGATGCTGTTCAGCGCCGGTATGGGTATCGGTCTGTTGTTTTTCGGCGTCTCTGAGCCTATTTCCCATTATGCGAATCCCCCCTTTATCGAAGGCAGTACGGAAGAAGCCGCCATTCTGAGCCTGAGATATACATATCTTCACTGGGGGTTTCATGCGTGGGCCATTTATGCGACAATCGCCCTTGGCCTCGCTTATTTTAAATTCAGAAAGGGATATCCCGGCCTGATGAGTGCCACTCTCCGGCCTGTTATCGGAAAAAAGGCAGAAGGACGTACAGGAAAAATCATCGATATCGTGGCGGTTTTTGCAACGCTTTTCGGTGTCTGTGCCTCCCTCGGCTTAGGAGCAGCACAAATTAACGGCGGACTAAGCTATTTAACGGGGATTCCAAATAATTTTACGATCCAGCTGATTATTATTTCTATCGTTACTGTCCTGTTTATGATCAGCGCAGGAACAGGCATTAAAAGGGGCATCAAATATTTAAGCAACACAAACTTAGTTTTGGCAGTAGTCCTTTTTCTTGCAGTTATCATTCTTGGACCGACGATCTTCCTGCTGGACTTATTTACGACTACCTTTGGAAGCTATGTGCAGAACCTTCCAGCCATGGGGCTTCGCCTGTCACCATTTGACCGGGAAAATGCCGCCTGGCTGCAGGGCTGGACGATCTTTTACTGGGCGTGGTGGATTGCCTGGGCACCGTTTGTCGGAACGTTTATCGCTCGCGTGTCCAAAGGAAGAACCATCCGGGAATTTGTCATTGCTGTTTTGGTGGCCCCTACCATAGTCTGTACCCTTTGGTTCTGTGTTTTCGGCGGAACGGGGATCTTTTATGAGTACAATCTCGGGGTAGATGTATCCGGGCAGACACTCGAAACAGCTTTATTCTTTGTATTTCAGCAGCTGCCGCTAAGCGGCATTCTGTCGGTGATAACGATTCTGCTGATTACCACCTTTTTCATCACATCCGCTGATTCCGCTACATTTGTACTCGGAATGCAGACGACAAACGGAAGCACCGAGCCGCCGAACATGGTCAAATACAGCTGGGGAATTATCCTCGCTGCAGCTGCGGTGGTCCTTATGGCTTCAGGGGGACTGGAAGGACTTCAGACAGCAATCATCGTCAGCGCATTCCCGCTGACATTCGTCCTGTTCCTCATGTGCTTCTCTATGATAAAAGCCTTCCGGACTGAAGTGAAACCGAATCCGGGAAAAGCAAAAGAAAAGCGTAAAAAGAAAGTGGAAGATCCGGAAGGGGAAGTCTCCCCTACTTAG
- a CDS encoding amidohydrolase, translating into MSTRRIFTNGKIFTSNPEQPYAEAMIVQDGKIEWIGDESALSSGGEVVVNLQGKRVIPGLIDAHMHPYFTAKAAKQIPCLPPVVNSIKELQEEIRKKIEAEGKEIWVESWGYDEGKLAEKRAPTRQDLDEASTEVPIVATRTCVHIISANSKALELAGITRNTPDPPGGEIDRDKNGEPTGILRETARDLVLNKIPEKSLDDEADLLARLSSHLFSHGITSVTELYARTKPSDYLTMYNKAKEKGYKQRSVIYYFWNDIAADPVFAKQQLDREKQNHIGGIKLLSDGSISGQTAWMKEPFRGSDNVCGIRTCTKEELLAGAEAAKENGVQLIIHAMGDAAIEFIAETFSGIEPWLPDGPSIRIEHACLPSEKALKLCAEAEIAFVPQPIFIYAEIESYIKNLGLERTQQTYPLKTMLNYGIQVALSSDAPATAWADPVNPFVGIKAAVTRRAYNGTDLGEKERISVETAIELYTRGAQEVTRIPHTGQLKPGYFADFAVLDKDILKDDPETIDQTRVQETYMNGELVFSVSVTTGNL; encoded by the coding sequence ATGAGTACCAGACGTATTTTTACAAATGGTAAGATATTCACCTCCAACCCTGAGCAGCCTTACGCCGAGGCAATGATCGTACAAGACGGTAAAATTGAATGGATTGGAGATGAATCTGCTTTGTCTTCTGGGGGAGAAGTAGTGGTAAATCTCCAGGGGAAGCGGGTAATTCCCGGATTGATAGATGCACATATGCATCCATACTTTACTGCAAAGGCTGCAAAACAAATCCCTTGCCTGCCTCCAGTGGTAAATTCGATTAAGGAACTTCAGGAGGAAATCCGAAAAAAAATTGAGGCAGAAGGGAAAGAGATCTGGGTGGAGTCATGGGGCTACGATGAAGGTAAATTGGCGGAAAAAAGAGCACCAACGCGCCAGGACCTTGACGAGGCTTCCACAGAAGTGCCAATTGTAGCTACACGTACATGCGTTCATATTATTTCTGCTAACAGTAAAGCTCTGGAACTTGCGGGAATAACAAGAAATACACCGGATCCACCAGGGGGAGAGATTGACCGGGATAAAAACGGTGAACCGACTGGGATTTTACGGGAAACGGCACGGGACCTTGTTTTGAATAAAATTCCTGAAAAGTCTCTGGACGATGAAGCCGATTTATTAGCAAGACTTAGCTCTCATTTATTTTCCCATGGTATTACTTCTGTAACAGAATTGTATGCAAGAACAAAACCGTCTGATTACTTGACGATGTACAATAAAGCAAAGGAAAAGGGGTATAAGCAGCGTTCAGTGATTTATTATTTCTGGAATGATATAGCTGCGGATCCGGTTTTTGCAAAGCAGCAATTAGACAGGGAAAAACAAAATCATATTGGTGGTATTAAACTCCTTTCAGATGGGAGTATTTCAGGGCAGACCGCATGGATGAAAGAGCCTTTCAGGGGAAGCGATAACGTCTGCGGAATTCGAACTTGCACGAAAGAAGAGCTGCTTGCAGGGGCGGAGGCAGCAAAGGAGAACGGTGTGCAGCTTATCATCCATGCAATGGGGGATGCTGCTATTGAATTTATTGCAGAGACGTTTTCCGGTATTGAGCCGTGGCTCCCTGACGGTCCTTCTATACGGATTGAACATGCGTGCCTTCCTTCCGAGAAAGCATTAAAGCTATGCGCTGAGGCTGAGATTGCTTTCGTTCCCCAGCCAATCTTTATTTATGCGGAAATAGAAAGCTATATTAAGAATCTGGGACTGGAAAGAACACAGCAGACATATCCGTTAAAAACTATGCTTAATTATGGCATCCAGGTTGCATTGTCGTCTGATGCTCCTGCGACAGCTTGGGCTGACCCGGTTAATCCTTTTGTTGGAATAAAAGCTGCTGTAACGAGAAGGGCATACAATGGCACTGACCTTGGCGAGAAAGAAAGAATCAGTGTAGAAACTGCTATAGAACTTTATACGAGAGGCGCTCAGGAAGTTACAAGAATTCCTCATACAGGTCAGTTGAAACCTGGGTATTTCGCAGACTTCGCAGTGCTTGATAAGGATATACTTAAAGACGACCCAGAAACTATCGATCAAACACGGGTACAAGAGACATATATGAACGGGGAACTTGTTTTTTCGGTGTCAGTAACCACTGGGAATTTGTAG